One stretch of Priestia megaterium DNA includes these proteins:
- a CDS encoding TerD family protein: MAINLQKGQKIDLTKGREGLSSITVGLGWDPVKKRSFFGFGRNGPSIDCDASVLMLNSNDKLVSNSAVVYFGNRHSNCGSVKHSGDNLTGAGEGDDEQIFVDLKKVPGNVHKLVFVVNIYQCVERNQDFGMIKNAFIRVVDSAKNEELVYFNLSEDHSGATALFAGEIYRDGNEWKFSATGDATRDTGLGEIANKYTK, from the coding sequence GTGGCTATTAATCTACAAAAAGGTCAAAAAATTGATTTAACAAAAGGAAGAGAAGGCCTATCTTCTATTACAGTTGGATTAGGATGGGATCCTGTAAAAAAACGCAGCTTTTTTGGTTTCGGAAGAAACGGACCAAGTATCGACTGTGATGCATCTGTTCTTATGCTAAATTCAAACGATAAGCTTGTAAGTAACTCAGCCGTTGTGTATTTTGGAAATCGTCACAGTAACTGCGGGAGCGTTAAGCATTCAGGCGATAACCTTACCGGAGCAGGTGAAGGAGACGATGAACAAATTTTTGTTGATTTAAAAAAGGTTCCTGGAAACGTACATAAACTTGTGTTTGTGGTCAACATCTATCAGTGTGTTGAGCGAAACCAAGATTTCGGTATGATTAAAAATGCGTTTATTCGCGTTGTAGACAGCGCTAAAAACGAAGAGCTTGTCTACTTTAATCTATCTGAAGACCATTCAGGAGCAACCGCTCTATTTGCAGGTGAAATTTACCGAGACGGGAATGAATGGAAGTTTTCAGCAACTGGAGATGCAACGAGAGATACCGGATTAGGAGAAATTGCAAATAAATATACAAAATAA
- a CDS encoding multifunctional 2',3'-cyclic-nucleotide 2'-phosphodiesterase/3'-nucleotidase/5'-nucleotidase, producing the protein MQKNTRSKTKKILSTSLALSLLSMPLLTTQAGAEERHPGQSSQQSKHQGHNKKDALVNIRLMETTDVHTNLLNYDYFKDAPYEKVGLAKTATLIKNARKEVKNSLLVDNGDLIQGTPLGTYKAKIDPSKKGEVHPVFKAMNQLDYDIATLGNHEFNYGLDFLKEAYNDANFPYINANVYVDDHDNNPKNDKNKFTPYKIMNKKVVDENGKKRTIKVGFIGFVPPQINDWDKANLDGKVITKGIVETANKYIPEMKKKGADVVVAMAHSGFSGNKQNTEDVIYSLSEVKGIDAITFSHTHKVFPAKTEASLDGLFLGADKKPLPGVDNAKGTINGVPAVQAGYGGGSLGLIDLTLKEEKGKWKVVSSQSSTRETYKDVKDASGKTVTQSTVEPDKGVVKAVQKDHDATVKYVNTPIGKTTDDIHSYFSLVQDDPSIQVVTNAQKDYVEKYVSQNKPEYKDLPILSVGAPFKAGRNGVDEYTEIKKGDLTIRSAGDLYLYDNTLKAVKVKGSVVKDWIEMSAGKFNQITPNKTEEQELLNPSFPVYNFDVIDGVQYQIDVTKPAKYDVNGNVIHEDSSRVVNLTYNGKPVDPNQEFIVVTNNYRAGGGGNFPGLKGSELVVDSADENRQILMDYITEQKEITPTADDNWSIAPINGTANVTFTSSPRGESYLTEGSNITYTNKTDDKGFGIYKINLNGESKDNTKIQLLGMNDLHGQLDTDTKINSNGQTLLAGNMKYTAAAIRKQEAENPNTLLVHAGDMIGGSPLVSALFQDEPTVEVMESLGFDVGTLGNHEFDEGIAELHRMIEGGDHTKGTKGYDGMNFPVVAANAYDTSTNKLITEPYAIKEVGGKKIGFIGVVTQETPSMIVRKGNENLKITDEAEAIDKYTAELKKQGIKAIVVLAHNPSNQNGTPTEFDAADIAKKVDDEVDVIFSAHNHVYNNKVVDDKLIVQAYSYGSAFSDVDVEIDNTGDVVKKDAKIVTVYQKDYTPDPEVSSIMKKYEDLAAPIKAEVVGKSSTDLAKGYPSSGPTGDIALGNLIADGMKAEMNADFALMNGGGVRSQLGAGDVTYGDLFAIQPFGNVLNKVKLSGADLETVLNNQITSSGLDFHIAGFNYTWDGSTNKVVDITLPDGSKIDKEKEYTVVVNNYMYGNEKYGIGALSSDMEVGPEDLQATVNYIKTLNSPFEYQAEGRIQNVAAAKTAEQQEPTLKIAQ; encoded by the coding sequence AGGAGCGGAAGAACGTCATCCAGGACAAAGCTCACAGCAAAGCAAGCATCAAGGCCACAATAAAAAAGATGCGCTTGTGAACATACGCCTGATGGAAACAACTGATGTTCATACAAATCTATTAAACTATGATTATTTCAAAGACGCTCCTTATGAAAAAGTGGGTTTAGCTAAAACCGCTACTTTAATTAAAAATGCTCGAAAAGAAGTAAAAAACAGCTTATTAGTAGATAACGGAGACCTCATTCAAGGAACCCCTCTAGGCACGTATAAAGCCAAGATTGATCCGTCAAAAAAAGGCGAAGTTCATCCTGTATTTAAAGCGATGAATCAGCTGGATTATGATATTGCAACGCTTGGAAATCATGAGTTCAACTATGGATTAGACTTCTTAAAAGAAGCCTACAACGATGCGAACTTCCCTTACATAAATGCCAATGTCTACGTTGACGATCATGACAACAACCCGAAAAACGACAAAAACAAATTTACGCCGTATAAAATTATGAATAAAAAAGTTGTTGATGAAAACGGTAAGAAACGAACGATTAAAGTGGGTTTTATTGGCTTTGTGCCTCCTCAAATCAACGACTGGGATAAAGCAAATCTTGATGGAAAAGTCATTACAAAAGGTATTGTTGAAACAGCCAATAAGTACATTCCAGAAATGAAGAAAAAAGGTGCGGACGTAGTTGTTGCAATGGCTCACTCTGGATTTAGCGGCAACAAGCAAAATACGGAAGATGTCATTTACTCATTAAGTGAAGTAAAAGGCATTGATGCTATTACGTTTTCACACACGCATAAAGTCTTCCCTGCTAAAACGGAAGCTTCGCTAGACGGTTTGTTCCTCGGAGCAGATAAAAAACCTCTTCCTGGCGTTGATAATGCAAAAGGAACGATCAACGGCGTTCCGGCTGTTCAAGCAGGTTATGGCGGAGGGTCACTTGGTTTAATTGACTTAACGTTAAAAGAAGAAAAAGGAAAATGGAAAGTAGTAAGCTCTCAATCATCCACGCGTGAAACGTATAAAGACGTAAAAGACGCGTCAGGGAAAACGGTTACGCAAAGTACGGTAGAACCGGATAAAGGCGTTGTTAAAGCAGTTCAAAAAGATCACGATGCAACGGTGAAATATGTGAATACACCAATCGGTAAAACAACGGATGATATCCACAGCTATTTTTCTCTTGTGCAAGATGATCCATCTATTCAAGTTGTGACAAACGCACAAAAAGATTACGTAGAAAAATACGTTTCTCAAAACAAGCCGGAATATAAAGACCTTCCAATTTTATCAGTCGGAGCACCTTTTAAAGCAGGAAGAAACGGCGTAGATGAATATACGGAAATTAAAAAAGGTGACTTAACAATTCGAAGCGCTGGCGACCTGTATCTATATGACAACACATTAAAAGCCGTTAAAGTAAAAGGTTCTGTTGTAAAAGACTGGATTGAAATGTCTGCGGGTAAATTTAATCAAATTACACCGAATAAAACAGAAGAGCAGGAATTATTAAACCCAAGCTTCCCTGTTTACAATTTTGACGTCATTGACGGCGTTCAATACCAAATCGACGTAACAAAACCAGCAAAATACGATGTGAATGGAAACGTGATTCACGAAGATTCAAGCCGCGTTGTTAACTTAACGTATAACGGTAAACCTGTTGATCCAAACCAAGAGTTTATCGTTGTGACAAATAACTACCGAGCTGGCGGAGGTGGAAATTTCCCTGGTCTCAAAGGAAGCGAGCTTGTAGTGGATTCAGCGGATGAAAACCGTCAAATTTTAATGGACTACATTACAGAGCAAAAAGAAATCACGCCAACAGCTGACGATAACTGGTCCATTGCACCAATTAACGGAACGGCTAACGTGACGTTCACAAGCTCACCGCGCGGAGAAAGCTATTTAACTGAAGGAAGTAACATTACGTATACAAATAAAACGGATGACAAAGGATTTGGTATTTACAAAATTAATTTAAACGGCGAATCAAAAGATAATACAAAGATTCAGCTGTTAGGGATGAACGACCTGCATGGTCAGCTCGATACAGATACAAAAATCAATTCAAATGGCCAAACGCTTTTAGCTGGAAATATGAAATATACAGCAGCAGCTATCCGTAAACAAGAAGCAGAAAATCCGAATACGCTTTTAGTTCATGCAGGAGATATGATTGGCGGAAGCCCGTTAGTTTCAGCGCTGTTTCAAGATGAGCCAACGGTTGAAGTGATGGAATCACTTGGCTTTGATGTAGGCACGCTTGGAAATCATGAGTTTGATGAAGGCATTGCTGAGCTTCATCGTATGATTGAAGGCGGAGATCATACGAAAGGAACAAAAGGCTACGACGGCATGAATTTCCCGGTTGTAGCGGCAAATGCTTATGATACTTCAACTAATAAATTAATTACAGAACCTTATGCAATAAAAGAAGTAGGCGGCAAGAAAATCGGCTTCATCGGCGTTGTAACACAAGAAACGCCAAGCATGATCGTTCGTAAAGGAAATGAAAACTTAAAAATTACAGACGAAGCAGAAGCGATTGATAAATATACTGCAGAGTTGAAAAAGCAAGGTATCAAAGCAATTGTGGTACTTGCTCATAATCCATCTAATCAAAACGGTACACCTACTGAATTTGATGCAGCGGATATAGCTAAAAAAGTTGATGATGAAGTTGACGTTATCTTTTCAGCTCACAATCACGTATACAATAACAAAGTAGTAGATGACAAACTAATTGTTCAAGCTTATTCATACGGTTCAGCGTTTTCTGACGTAGATGTTGAAATTGATAATACGGGTGACGTCGTAAAAAAAGATGCAAAAATTGTGACCGTGTATCAGAAAGACTATACGCCAGATCCTGAAGTTTCAAGCATTATGAAAAAGTACGAAGACTTAGCAGCACCTATTAAAGCAGAAGTGGTTGGGAAGTCATCTACAGATTTGGCAAAAGGCTATCCGTCTAGCGGGCCAACAGGCGATATCGCGCTTGGAAACTTAATTGCTGACGGTATGAAAGCAGAAATGAACGCTGACTTTGCTTTAATGAATGGCGGAGGCGTTCGTTCACAGCTTGGTGCTGGTGACGTGACATATGGTGATTTGTTTGCGATTCAGCCGTTTGGCAACGTCTTAAATAAAGTAAAGCTAAGCGGAGCGGATTTAGAAACGGTGTTAAACAATCAAATTACATCATCCGGACTAGATTTCCATATTGCAGGCTTTAACTATACGTGGGATGGAAGCACGAATAAAGTAGTCGATATCACGCTTCCAGATGGAAGTAAAATTGACAAAGAAAAAGAATACACAGTAGTAGTCAATAACTATATGTACGGAAATGAAAAATACGGTATTGGCGCACTTTCTTCAGATATGGAAGTGGGACCAGAAGATTTACAGGCAACGGTAAACTATATTAAAACACTTAACAGCCCGTTTGAATACCAAGCTGAAGGCCGTATTCAAAACGTGGCAGCTGCTAAAACAGCTGAACAGCAAGAACCTACTTTAAAAATAGCTCAATAA